A genomic stretch from Petrimonas mucosa includes:
- a CDS encoding YceI family protein → MKSNFLFRFSTMLMASALILSAATINAQTLKIKSSTITISGTTNVHPYTTTSTQASGELTVSNNQPTALSVTIPVKSIINGERLMDKKTHETFNEPKNPLISFTMSEVKSITTSDAGINVTVSGVLAMAGASKTVTLEAKGKEVKPGTYTFEGSLPIKMSDYKMKAPTAMMGVMKVGDQVTVNYNVTFEGPAVRFD, encoded by the coding sequence ATGAAGAGTAACTTTTTATTCCGTTTTTCAACCATGTTGATGGCATCCGCCCTAATTCTATCGGCGGCAACAATTAACGCACAGACTTTAAAGATCAAGTCATCAACCATCACCATTTCGGGAACCACAAACGTTCACCCCTACACAACCACATCTACACAGGCATCGGGGGAGTTGACCGTCTCCAACAACCAACCCACCGCACTCAGTGTAACAATCCCGGTAAAGTCGATTATTAACGGGGAGAGACTGATGGATAAAAAGACGCACGAAACATTCAATGAACCCAAAAACCCGCTGATCAGCTTCACCATGTCTGAAGTGAAGTCGATCACAACCAGCGATGCCGGGATCAATGTAACGGTAAGCGGAGTACTGGCAATGGCCGGTGCGTCGAAGACGGTTACCCTCGAGGCAAAGGGCAAGGAGGTAAAACCGGGCACCTATACATTTGAAGGGAGCCTGCCCATCAAAATGAGCGACTACAAAATGAAAGCCCCGACAGCAATGATGGGGGTAATGAAAGTCGGCGACCAGGTTACGGTCAACTACAACGTAACCTTCGAGGGGCCGGCCGTCAGGTTCGACTAA
- a CDS encoding RrF2 family transcriptional regulator, translating to MKINTKIRYGLRTMIEIACCKEPTGILQKDIAKNQNISVKYLDYIISALKLKGLIINSKGRGSGYMLTRPADQITMLDIYTAFEQIVIIECVKNRSFCERATHHCTANNYWKQFHHQIIEILSSKTLEQIIKETSYDCPEICE from the coding sequence ATGAAAATCAACACAAAAATACGGTACGGACTGAGGACAATGATTGAGATTGCCTGTTGTAAAGAACCAACAGGCATATTGCAGAAAGATATTGCTAAAAATCAGAACATCTCTGTAAAATATCTCGATTACATCATAAGTGCTCTCAAGCTGAAAGGATTGATAATAAATTCTAAGGGACGGGGAAGTGGATATATGTTGACCAGGCCGGCTGATCAGATCACGATGCTGGATATCTACACCGCGTTCGAACAGATTGTCATCATCGAATGTGTGAAAAACCGAAGTTTCTGCGAAAGGGCCACACATCACTGTACGGCAAATAATTACTGGAAACAATTTCATCACCAGATAATTGAGATTCTTTCATCTAAAACACTTGAACAGATTATAAAGGAGACCAGTTACGATTGTCCTGAAATATGTGAATAG